The Sebastes fasciatus isolate fSebFas1 chromosome 13, fSebFas1.pri, whole genome shotgun sequence genome includes a region encoding these proteins:
- the pyya gene encoding peptide YY-A produces the protein MAVILKPWTVLAAVVLCVLVCLGTLADAYPPKPENPGDDAPPEELAKYYTALRHYINLITRQRYGKRSTQEDVVAELLFGGDSNRDQRSRYDDSYVW, from the exons ATGGCCGTGATACTGAAGCCATGGACGGTGCTGGCAGCCGTAGTGCTGTGCGTGCTGGTGTGTCTGGGAACGCTGGCGGACGCCTACCCCCCCAAACCTGAGAACCCCGGAGATGACGCTCCACCTGAAGAGTTGGCCAAGTACTACACCGCCCTAAGGCACTACATCAATCTGATCACCAGGCAGAG GTATGGAAAGCGTTCGACTCAGGAGGATGTGGTTGCAGAGCTGCTGTTCGGTGGCGACAGCAACAGGGACCAGAGGTCAAG ATACGACGACTCCTACGTGTGGTGA